In Daucus carota subsp. sativus chromosome 4, DH1 v3.0, whole genome shotgun sequence, one DNA window encodes the following:
- the LOC108217180 gene encoding probable LRR receptor-like serine/threonine-protein kinase At1g07550 — MDQIRWDGILTWDVDSGYTQAGLNRRVQKKTIRDEFNTLRIFPNKTQDNCYIVPAETESIRYIIRAGFYYGNYDGLSRPPTFNLFINDVIWTTINTAENNGDPFYKEIVYESNGSGALRICLLQIIGGGVPFINSLEAVVLWDKMYSQMESNTTYNLINRTNFGGEEIRFDPVKKDEMYNRIWSKGLTPSTCSSVIGYTDVNSRFENYPPYLVLMSSIESSSLDSIFLTVELPEHQQSAYFVFYITELDYKSQSETRFINIQIDGQDQGTVEAPSAGESMVITMYPVIVSGPILSIILTRGEGSTLPPVLAAMEVFTKFDPNVNYTTQSSAPAGEYISFAYLLIISFIFLFVV; from the exons ATGGACCAGATAAGATGGGATGGCATACTCACATGGGATGTTGATTCCGGTTACACTCAAGCAGGACTAAATAGACGAGTTCAGAAGAAAACAATCAGGGATGAATTTAACACCCTCCGGATTTTCCCAAACAAAACTCAGGACAACTGTTACATTGTGCCTGCTGAGACAGAAAGTATTCGATACATAATACGAGCTGGATTTTACTATGGAAACTATGATGGTCTCTCCCGCCCTCCCACATTCAATCTCTTCATTAACGATGTAATATGGACAACTATCAACACAGCAGAAAATAATGGTGATCCGTTTTACAAAGAAATTGTGTACGAAAGCAATGGATCAGGGGCTCTCAGAATTTGCTTACTGCAGATTATAGGTGGAGGAGTTCCATTTATCAATTCGCTTGAAGCAGTGGTCTTATGGGACAAAATGTACTCCCAGATGGAGAGTAATACCACATATAATCTTATCAATCGGACCAACTTTGGAGGGGAGGAAATCAG GTTCGACCCTGTAAAAAAGGATGAAATGTACAATCGTATATGGAGCAAAGGACTTACACCGTCAACTTGCAGCAGCGTTATTGGTTACACAGATGTGAATTCCAGATTTGAGAATTACCCTCCTTACCTTGTGCTCATGAGTTCTATTGAATCTAGCAGCCTGGATTCGATCTTTCTGACAGTTGAGCTTCCTGAACATCAGCAATCAGCTTACTTTGTTTTCTACATAACAGAACTAGATTATAAAAGTCAGAGTGAGACAAGATTCATAAATATCCAAATTGATGGTCAAGATCAGGGGACAGTGGAAGCGCCATCTGCAGGTGAAAGCATGGTTATAACCATGTACCCTGTGATAGTATCAGGTCCAATTTTGAGCATAATATTGACACGGGGAGAAGGGTCTACTTTGCCTCCGGTGCTTGCTGCCATGGAAGTATTCACAAAATTTGATCCAAATGTGAATTACACAACTCAATCATCCGCACCTGCAGGGGAATATATATCGTTTGCATACTTGCTGATAATTTCCTTTATCTTTTTATTTGTGGTATGA